Proteins encoded in a region of the Deltaproteobacteria bacterium genome:
- a CDS encoding DUF1178 family protein translates to MIVYDLHCSRGHVFEGWFRGHQEMEQEKSAGRLTCPMCGTQEIQLLPSGGHFSKKSEDASSAKPEPSFAKRLSDYLEEKFENVGPNFAEVAFKIHFGEIDQKNIRGSVTPDEEKDLQEEGVEYLKIPIPKFQS, encoded by the coding sequence ATGATCGTTTACGACCTGCACTGTTCCCGAGGCCATGTTTTCGAAGGCTGGTTCAGGGGACACCAGGAGATGGAACAGGAAAAGAGCGCCGGGCGCCTTACATGTCCTATGTGCGGCACTCAGGAGATACAACTTCTTCCATCAGGGGGACATTTCTCAAAAAAATCTGAGGATGCATCCTCAGCCAAACCCGAGCCTTCATTTGCCAAGAGGCTAAGTGACTATCTGGAAGAAAAATTCGAAAACGTAGGCCCAAACTTTGCGGAAGTTGCATTCAAGATACATTTCGGAGAGATCGATCAGAAAAACATTCGTGGATCCGTTACCCCGGACGAAGAAAAGGACCTGCAGGAAGAGGGGGTTGAGTATCTCAAGATCCCCATCCCCAAATTCCAGAGCTGA
- a CDS encoding response regulator produces the protein MKKIASKKGHILIIEDDPISRNILSNIFENEGYTVSVGSDGVEGLEKILSEAPDLVILDVVLPRLSGFEVCRSVRKNRSASSIPILIITSLDRKENIIKGLKSGANDYIPKPFNPAEVLARAKVNLEQKFFLDKLKDRTSKFRLAYEVLETTTSLLDLKRILFVLVEKTAVALKAERCSIVVVENEWDEESSGMKGRVLVSHEDPNLHEISIDLSRYPEILKAFSTGEVVLVEDVATDPLMKDVREMVAPLGYQSILAAPLSFRGEVMGALLLRSARSGRSFSEEEIAIARVIAGASTNALKNASLYEALEDRTRRAEKLNEELLRTNQELERLSKVKSEFVSTVSHELRTPLTSIIGFSELMAEEQAGALTREQKEYTRQILRKGKDLLALINDILDTGRLDAGRIACRFRMVNLRDVMNNVLSSTRHVTGAKPLIQMELPDDLPEIEADPDKVAQILTNLTTNALKFSPGGSPVVISARLLEGRRENDKSDLVRISVTDQGIGITEENLEKVFERFFQIDQGAARSRTGAGLGLFISKSLVELHGGKIWVESIHGKGSTFHFTLSLSQA, from the coding sequence ATGAAGAAGATCGCTTCAAAAAAAGGGCATATCCTGATTATTGAGGATGATCCCATCTCGAGGAACATCCTTTCAAACATCTTTGAAAACGAGGGGTACACCGTCTCCGTTGGGTCAGACGGCGTGGAAGGCCTGGAAAAAATCCTCAGTGAGGCACCTGACCTGGTCATTCTGGACGTTGTCCTCCCAAGACTGTCCGGCTTTGAGGTGTGTCGATCCGTCAGGAAAAACCGGTCCGCATCCTCCATCCCGATCCTGATAATAACCTCGCTTGATCGGAAAGAAAACATTATCAAGGGCCTGAAATCGGGGGCTAACGATTACATACCCAAACCGTTCAATCCCGCGGAAGTCCTGGCCAGGGCCAAGGTGAATCTGGAACAGAAGTTTTTCCTCGACAAGCTCAAGGACAGGACCAGCAAGTTCCGGCTGGCCTATGAAGTTCTGGAAACAACCACGTCCCTGCTGGATCTAAAAAGGATCCTTTTCGTTCTTGTGGAGAAAACAGCGGTGGCTTTGAAAGCGGAACGGTGTTCCATCGTGGTGGTTGAGAACGAATGGGATGAGGAAAGCAGCGGTATGAAGGGTAGGGTCCTGGTCTCCCACGAGGATCCCAACCTCCACGAAATCTCCATCGACCTGTCAAGATACCCAGAGATTCTCAAGGCATTCAGCACCGGTGAGGTCGTTCTGGTGGAGGACGTCGCCACCGACCCACTGATGAAAGACGTTCGTGAAATGGTAGCGCCCCTTGGATACCAATCCATCCTCGCCGCGCCCCTTTCCTTTCGCGGAGAGGTGATGGGAGCACTGCTTCTCCGATCGGCAAGGTCCGGAAGAAGCTTCTCGGAAGAAGAGATCGCCATTGCGAGGGTCATAGCCGGAGCGAGCACCAACGCTCTGAAAAACGCTTCCCTGTACGAGGCATTGGAGGACAGAACCCGGAGAGCCGAGAAACTCAACGAGGAACTTCTGAGAACCAACCAGGAACTCGAACGTTTGAGTAAGGTCAAATCGGAGTTCGTCTCCACGGTTTCCCACGAACTGCGAACACCTCTGACATCCATTATCGGATTCTCGGAGCTTATGGCCGAGGAACAGGCAGGAGCCCTCACCAGAGAACAGAAGGAGTATACCCGGCAGATCCTTCGGAAGGGAAAGGATCTGCTGGCACTGATCAACGATATCCTGGACACAGGTCGTTTAGATGCAGGCCGCATTGCCTGCAGGTTCAGAATGGTTAACCTGCGGGATGTAATGAACAATGTCCTGTCATCAACCCGGCATGTAACGGGCGCCAAACCCCTGATCCAGATGGAACTGCCCGACGATCTGCCGGAAATAGAGGCCGATCCCGACAAAGTCGCCCAGATCCTTACCAACCTCACCACCAACGCCCTGAAATTTTCTCCGGGCGGTTCACCGGTGGTCATAAGCGCCAGGCTTCTTGAAGGACGCCGGGAGAACGACAAAAGCGACCTGGTACGTATCAGCGTGACGGATCAGGGAATAGGAATAACGGAAGAGAATCTGGAAAAGGTATTCGAACGGTTTTTCCAGATCGACCAGGGGGCGGCCAGATCTCGAACAGGCGCGGGCCTTGGATTATTCATATCCAAATCCCTCGTTGAACTCCATGGAGGAAAAATCTGGGTTGAAAGCATCCACGGAAAGGGCAGCACATTCCATTTCACCCTCTCCCTGTCTCAGGCCTGA
- a CDS encoding LysE family transporter, with product MSFLVLYFSSFIVALSGALMPGPLLAVTLGNSPSYGWKFGPLAVLGHGILELGLVSLVFLGAGPLFQARPVQGWIGLAGGLILVWMGKGMFTVVRSGEFTEKPSGPEQSGRRAVFLGIAGSLSNPYWTLWWATVGLAYLTVAAERGPLGVAVFFAGHISGDLAWYTLVSTTVSRGIGISDMKFYSTLMYLCSMALVVLGFWFIYYGVRLVV from the coding sequence ATGAGTTTCCTGGTGCTTTACTTCTCGTCGTTTATCGTGGCCCTTTCAGGCGCCCTGATGCCGGGACCTCTTCTCGCGGTTACGCTGGGAAATTCACCCAGTTACGGCTGGAAATTCGGTCCCCTGGCTGTCCTCGGTCACGGCATTCTGGAACTGGGCCTGGTTTCCCTCGTCTTCCTCGGTGCGGGCCCGTTGTTCCAGGCCAGGCCGGTCCAGGGCTGGATCGGTCTTGCCGGAGGGCTCATCCTTGTGTGGATGGGAAAGGGCATGTTCACTGTCGTCAGGTCGGGAGAATTTACGGAAAAACCATCCGGGCCGGAACAAAGCGGTCGCAGGGCGGTGTTCCTGGGTATTGCCGGCAGCCTCTCAAACCCCTATTGGACCCTCTGGTGGGCGACGGTAGGGTTGGCATATCTGACGGTGGCGGCCGAAAGAGGTCCTCTCGGAGTGGCCGTTTTTTTCGCCGGGCATATTTCCGGAGACCTCGCGTGGTACACGCTGGTTTCCACAACGGTCTCAAGAGGGATAGGCATCTCGGACATGAAATTCTATTCGACCCTGATGTACCTGTGCTCAATGGCCCTGGTGGTATTGGGTTTCTGGTTCATCTATTACGGCGTCCGCCTGGTGGTTTAA
- the dprA gene encoding DNA-protecting protein DprA, with product MLEGHRMKRAPAGTVALGSPGYPRPLYKISSPPDPLYISGQIVKDDDLAVAIVGSRRPTPYGISMAQKLARNLVRYGFTIVSGMARGIDAAAHRAALDTGGRTLGVLGCGLDQDYPRGSMPLKSRISRQGALLTEFPPGTKPVSWNFPRRNRIISGLSLAVVVVEAGVKSGSLITARWALDQGREVMAVPGRADSGMSQGTLALIKDGAVPVACAADVIHSLGIEFPRSEQASRRPSNRIVMELNTRPMRPEEIARALNWSIPKVLTELSHLEIAGLIVKNPGGTYSIR from the coding sequence ATGCTTGAGGGACACCGAATGAAGCGCGCGCCCGCCGGGACTGTTGCCCTGGGATCACCTGGATATCCCAGGCCGCTGTACAAAATCTCCTCACCGCCCGACCCCTTGTATATCAGCGGACAGATAGTGAAAGATGACGACCTGGCGGTAGCAATCGTAGGATCGCGCAGGCCAACCCCTTACGGAATTTCAATGGCGCAAAAACTTGCCCGAAACCTGGTCCGGTACGGCTTTACCATTGTAAGCGGCATGGCCCGGGGCATCGACGCCGCCGCCCACCGCGCCGCGCTCGACACGGGTGGAAGAACCCTTGGTGTCCTGGGATGCGGGCTCGATCAGGACTATCCCCGGGGGAGCATGCCCTTGAAGTCCAGGATCTCACGGCAGGGGGCGCTTCTGACCGAATTCCCCCCGGGGACCAAGCCCGTAAGCTGGAATTTCCCGCGACGCAACAGGATCATCAGCGGGCTGTCCCTTGCGGTGGTCGTAGTTGAAGCCGGCGTGAAGAGCGGGTCACTCATTACCGCCCGCTGGGCCCTCGACCAGGGAAGAGAGGTTATGGCCGTCCCGGGCCGCGCGGACAGCGGCATGTCCCAAGGCACCTTGGCGCTGATCAAGGACGGCGCTGTGCCGGTAGCCTGCGCGGCTGATGTAATCCACTCTTTGGGAATCGAGTTCCCACGGTCCGAACAGGCGTCGCGCCGGCCGTCCAACAGGATAGTCATGGAACTGAACACTAGGCCCATGAGACCGGAAGAGATCGCTCGTGCGCTTAATTGGTCTATCCCAAAGGTCCTCACGGAGCTGTCGCATCTCGAGATCGCCGGGCTGATCGTAAAGAATCCCGGGGGAACCTATTCCATACGATAG
- a CDS encoding HAD-IA family hydrolase, with protein MNVKAVLFDLGGVYYTEGFRDGLYAIAGEVGADAAHLYSAGKELVFTTGYITGNAPESEFWKALANTTDTEENPRQYRQIILESFKLRGGMDFLVQEIRHEVPVGLLTDQTNWLYELQERDNLFLNFDQVISSYEEGFSKRDYEIFRTACQRMDIFPEEGIFFDDNMENVEKAREFGFSAHLFRSPGACRDVLLTAGLFKKQG; from the coding sequence ATGAATGTCAAGGCCGTCTTATTCGATCTCGGGGGAGTCTACTATACCGAGGGATTTCGTGATGGGCTCTACGCCATCGCCGGCGAGGTCGGGGCGGACGCGGCCCACCTATACTCGGCCGGGAAAGAACTTGTCTTCACCACCGGATACATCACCGGAAACGCTCCCGAATCCGAGTTCTGGAAGGCCCTTGCAAACACGACGGACACGGAGGAGAATCCTCGGCAATACAGACAGATTATTCTTGAGTCCTTCAAACTCCGGGGCGGGATGGATTTTCTTGTCCAGGAAATACGCCATGAAGTTCCCGTCGGCCTGTTGACGGATCAGACCAACTGGCTGTATGAACTCCAGGAGCGTGACAACCTGTTCCTTAATTTCGACCAGGTCATCTCCTCTTATGAGGAAGGTTTCAGCAAGAGAGATTATGAGATATTCCGAACAGCCTGTCAGCGAATGGACATATTTCCCGAGGAAGGGATTTTCTTCGATGATAATATGGAGAACGTCGAAAAAGCCAGGGAATTCGGGTTTTCGGCCCACCTGTTTCGAAGTCCCGGAGCCTGCCGGGACGTCCTCCTGACGGCCGGGCTTTTCAAGAAACAAGGATGA
- a CDS encoding deoxyribonuclease IV, which yields MLIGAHESISGGLERSIERAEEDGCEAMQIFSGSPSKWSVPPVPCDVAGKFKGRLAESPLRSVMVHGSYLINPASPDHGLWKRSLDAMKAEYSRCRQIAVDYLVVHPGSHRGSGLEDGIRRAADFFTRVLDGACGGPVILLENTAGSGDTLGGDFTELGRIRRSIPFPDRVGFCLDTAHAFAGGYDLGVGDGIKKALARINDEAGTEFIRAFHINDSARPLGAGIDRHARIGEGLMGKDGFKTLFGMGEFRDHPAILETRPLPVSRGRYKDQVDILKSLRMEAGRE from the coding sequence ATGTTGATCGGGGCACACGAATCCATATCCGGTGGACTGGAACGGTCCATTGAAAGGGCGGAGGAGGACGGCTGCGAGGCCATGCAGATTTTTTCGGGGTCGCCCAGCAAATGGTCCGTGCCGCCGGTTCCCTGCGATGTGGCAGGGAAGTTCAAAGGAAGGCTGGCGGAATCTCCGCTCCGCTCCGTTATGGTTCACGGATCCTATCTGATCAATCCGGCATCACCTGATCATGGGCTGTGGAAAAGATCCCTTGATGCCATGAAGGCGGAGTATTCCAGATGTCGGCAGATCGCGGTCGATTATCTGGTGGTCCATCCCGGATCCCACAGAGGCTCAGGTCTTGAGGACGGAATCAGGAGAGCGGCGGATTTTTTCACCCGGGTCCTTGATGGGGCCTGTGGTGGACCTGTTATCCTACTGGAGAATACCGCCGGGTCGGGCGACACCCTGGGGGGCGACTTTACGGAACTCGGCCGAATCAGAAGGTCCATCCCATTTCCGGACCGGGTCGGTTTTTGTCTTGATACCGCTCATGCCTTCGCGGGGGGATATGATCTGGGCGTCGGCGACGGGATAAAAAAAGCCCTCGCCAGGATCAACGACGAGGCCGGTACCGAGTTCATCAGGGCATTTCATATCAACGATTCGGCAAGGCCTCTTGGGGCCGGAATAGACAGGCACGCACGGATCGGAGAGGGTCTTATGGGAAAGGATGGATTTAAAACCCTCTTTGGGATGGGGGAGTTCAGGGATCATCCCGCTATCCTTGAGACCCGGCCCCTTCCGGTTTCGCGGGGCCGATACAAGGACCAGGTGGATATTCTCAAAAGCCTGCGCATGGAGGCTGGACGAGAATGA
- the clpB gene encoding ATP-dependent chaperone ClpB, with product MALNFDRLTIKAQEALQGAQRDAEERGHQQIEIEHLLHALLDQEGGGVIWPLVEKVGADPNGVKTALEDALDRMPRVSGLTQAYISPRLNNLFNLALTEAEALKDEYVSTEHLFLAMLQEKEGAVADILRSARINRDQVLGALKDVRGSHRVTDQNPEESYQALMKYGRDLTDLARRGKMDPVVGRDDEVRRVIQVLSRRTKNNPVLIGEPGVGKTAIAEGLAQRIAAGDVPEGLKSKRIVALDMGALVAGAKYRGQFEERLKAVLKEVEEGAGEIILFIDELHNLVGAGRAEGSMDASNMLKPALARGELKCVGATTLDEYRKYIEKDAALERRFQQVYVSEPSVEDTIAILRGLKERYEVHHGVRITDSAIVAAATLSHRYIADRFLPDKAIDLMDEAASRLRIEIDSLPQEIDEVERKIVQLQIEKEALKKEKDPGSRDRLKKIEKELADLSEKGSAMKAHWQQEKDTIQTIRSLKEELEQVRNEAQRAEREGNLEAAAELKYGRLPRVQEALAEANRKLQELQSIQRMLKEEVDSDDIAEIVSRWTGIPVSRLVEGEVEKLIKMEERLSERVIGQKEAVIAVSNAVRRSRAGLQDPDRPIGSFIFMGPTGVGKTELAKALAEFLFDDENAMVRVDMSEFMEKHAVARLIGAPPGYVGYEEGGYLTEAVRRRPYSVILFDEIEKAHRDVFNVLLQLLDDGRLTDGQGRTVDFRNTVVIMTSNIGSDYLAEFQFEGEEKIRQRIMEALKSHFRPEFLNRVDDVIIFHSLTREEIKVIVGTQIRRLESLLADRGISLELTDSALQLIAKEGYDPAYGARPLKRVIQKRIQNVLATDILSGVFKDGETVVVDADGKELTFSRKE from the coding sequence ATGGCATTAAATTTTGACAGATTAACAATCAAGGCCCAGGAGGCACTTCAGGGGGCGCAGCGCGATGCCGAGGAACGTGGGCATCAACAAATAGAGATAGAGCACCTGCTCCACGCTCTTCTGGATCAGGAGGGAGGGGGAGTGATTTGGCCCCTCGTTGAGAAGGTGGGAGCCGATCCCAACGGCGTCAAGACAGCGCTGGAAGATGCCCTTGATCGTATGCCCCGGGTTTCGGGGCTGACCCAGGCGTATATCAGCCCGCGTCTGAACAACCTCTTTAATCTCGCTCTTACGGAAGCGGAGGCTCTGAAGGATGAATATGTCAGCACCGAACATCTATTCCTGGCCATGCTCCAGGAGAAGGAAGGGGCGGTCGCAGATATTCTCCGTTCCGCCCGGATCAACCGGGACCAGGTACTGGGCGCGCTGAAGGATGTCCGGGGCAGCCACCGTGTGACGGACCAGAATCCCGAGGAGAGCTATCAGGCGCTCATGAAATACGGGCGGGATCTCACAGACCTGGCACGGCGAGGCAAGATGGATCCTGTTGTCGGCCGGGACGACGAGGTCAGGAGGGTTATTCAGGTTCTGTCAAGACGTACAAAGAACAACCCGGTCCTGATAGGAGAGCCCGGTGTCGGCAAGACCGCCATTGCAGAGGGCCTTGCCCAGAGAATAGCCGCAGGAGATGTTCCGGAGGGTCTGAAAAGCAAGCGGATCGTGGCCCTGGACATGGGCGCCCTTGTCGCAGGCGCCAAATACAGGGGACAATTCGAGGAGCGGCTCAAGGCGGTCTTAAAGGAAGTGGAAGAAGGCGCTGGTGAGATCATCCTGTTCATCGATGAGCTTCACAACCTTGTCGGGGCCGGCCGCGCCGAAGGGTCCATGGACGCGTCAAATATGCTCAAACCAGCGCTGGCGCGAGGGGAGTTAAAATGCGTCGGAGCGACTACCCTGGATGAATATCGTAAATATATCGAGAAAGATGCCGCTCTGGAGCGGCGCTTCCAGCAGGTCTACGTATCCGAGCCTTCAGTGGAGGATACCATTGCCATCCTTCGCGGCCTCAAGGAGCGATATGAGGTGCACCACGGTGTCCGTATTACCGACTCGGCGATTGTTGCGGCGGCGACACTTTCCCACCGTTATATTGCCGATCGCTTTCTTCCGGACAAGGCCATTGATCTTATGGACGAGGCTGCTTCCCGCCTGCGCATCGAGATAGACAGTCTCCCGCAGGAGATTGATGAGGTGGAAAGAAAGATAGTTCAGCTTCAGATTGAAAAGGAGGCGCTGAAAAAGGAGAAGGATCCAGGTTCCAGGGACAGGCTGAAAAAGATCGAAAAAGAACTTGCCGATCTTTCGGAAAAAGGGTCGGCTATGAAAGCGCACTGGCAACAGGAGAAAGATACGATCCAGACCATCCGTTCCCTGAAAGAGGAACTGGAGCAAGTGCGGAACGAGGCACAAAGGGCTGAACGGGAGGGCAACCTCGAGGCGGCGGCGGAGCTCAAGTACGGTCGTCTTCCCCGGGTTCAGGAGGCGCTGGCGGAGGCGAACCGTAAGCTTCAGGAGCTCCAATCGATCCAGAGAATGCTCAAGGAGGAGGTTGACTCTGATGATATTGCGGAAATCGTGTCCCGCTGGACAGGAATTCCGGTCAGCCGCCTGGTGGAAGGGGAAGTTGAGAAACTCATCAAAATGGAAGAGCGTCTCAGCGAAAGGGTGATAGGGCAGAAAGAGGCCGTGATCGCCGTGTCCAACGCAGTCAGGAGGTCGCGTGCCGGCCTCCAGGACCCCGATCGTCCCATCGGCTCATTCATATTCATGGGACCCACCGGTGTTGGAAAGACCGAACTGGCCAAGGCCCTGGCTGAATTTCTTTTCGATGACGAAAATGCCATGGTTCGGGTGGATATGTCCGAATTCATGGAAAAACATGCTGTTGCCAGGCTCATCGGGGCCCCTCCCGGGTATGTCGGTTATGAGGAGGGAGGTTATCTCACCGAGGCGGTGAGGCGGCGTCCCTACAGCGTCATCCTTTTCGATGAGATAGAAAAGGCCCATCGGGATGTCTTCAACGTTCTGCTCCAGCTGCTGGATGACGGACGTCTGACCGATGGGCAGGGCAGGACTGTGGATTTCCGTAATACCGTCGTGATCATGACATCAAATATTGGAAGTGACTACCTGGCAGAGTTCCAATTCGAAGGGGAGGAAAAGATAAGACAAAGGATCATGGAGGCTTTGAAATCCCACTTTCGACCGGAGTTTCTCAACAGAGTTGACGATGTCATAATATTCCATTCCCTGACCAGGGAGGAGATCAAGGTTATCGTCGGCACCCAGATCCGCAGGCTGGAATCCCTTCTCGCGGACAGGGGAATATCCCTGGAACTGACGGATAGTGCATTGCAGCTCATCGCGAAAGAGGGTTACGATCCCGCATATGGGGCCAGGCCATTGAAAAGAGTTATACAGAAGAGGATACAGAACGTCCTCGCCACCGATATTCTGTCCGGCGTCTTTAAGGATGGCGAAACAGTTGTGGTGGACGCAGACGGTAAAGAGCTTACGTTCAGCAGGAAGGAATAA
- the rnr gene encoding ribonuclease R, with protein sequence MSRRTSSEKPGVKRRRTSNPYRETILQFLAGKSTRPLLSREISEALQVPPDEKGTFTRALNALVRSGSVIRIKGGRYALPSRVHLVTGTIHINSVGKGILVPEDNTGEVAVPPTYLNSAMHGDRVIVRVERPARHGRPLGRVIRIVDRAHQQIVAYFEKAGDASFGRPYDIRLGREVIIPKGSEGKALPGQMVVVEITRYPERGMAATGAVMEILGYPDDPGSETMAVVHTFKIPHRFPNAAVKSAAAITGPIPRGSLRKREDLRDLDFVTIDGTGAKDFDDALYATRATSGVITLFVAIADVSHFVRTGSPPDREALRRGNSVYFPDMVIPMLPERLSNDLCSLKPHVDRLTFTCRIEVDRAGNLSDHRLFPGVIRSAARLTYIGVENYFNGNDGPDSPRGPVAQNLDCLHELFERLVKRRRDRNSLDFDLPEPEVVLDSLGHVENIYRSNRYTSHKVVEECMLLANEVVARILRESDSPGIYRIHEPPDEGRIEELNHLLAALGYHVPSKLSRSPQPFKRILEDSRGSVRERFLNTVILRSMMRAQYSTVPSGHFGLALGDYTHFTSPIRRYADLMVHRILKGIMEFAAPVRHSDLENICAHVTETEHIAESAERDILSLFRARFMENKVGQEFSGVISGITTFGFFVELQEFFVEGLVHLSSLNDDYYHFNERELTLIGEHTGRIFRIGDPVTARVIHVDASRRHIDFETV encoded by the coding sequence TTGTCAAGAAGAACCTCATCTGAAAAACCCGGTGTAAAGAGGAGGAGAACGTCGAACCCCTACAGGGAAACTATCCTTCAGTTCCTCGCCGGAAAATCCACCAGGCCTCTCCTGTCCAGGGAGATTTCTGAAGCTCTTCAGGTCCCACCGGATGAGAAGGGAACCTTTACGAGGGCATTAAATGCGCTGGTCCGGTCCGGTTCGGTAATCCGGATAAAGGGGGGACGCTACGCCCTCCCATCGAGGGTCCATCTGGTAACTGGAACCATCCATATCAACAGCGTGGGAAAGGGCATCCTCGTTCCGGAGGACAATACCGGGGAGGTTGCGGTTCCCCCGACCTATCTTAATTCCGCGATGCACGGCGACAGGGTAATCGTGAGGGTGGAGCGGCCTGCCCGCCATGGCAGACCCTTGGGCCGCGTTATCCGTATTGTGGATCGCGCCCACCAACAGATCGTCGCCTATTTTGAAAAAGCCGGCGATGCATCATTCGGCAGACCTTATGACATCCGTTTGGGTAGAGAGGTTATCATCCCGAAAGGCTCCGAAGGTAAAGCCCTCCCCGGGCAGATGGTGGTAGTGGAGATCACCCGCTATCCGGAACGTGGAATGGCGGCCACCGGCGCTGTGATGGAGATCCTGGGATACCCTGATGATCCGGGGTCGGAAACCATGGCGGTTGTTCACACATTCAAGATCCCCCACCGTTTTCCCAACGCAGCGGTCAAATCCGCCGCTGCGATTACCGGACCGATTCCGAGGGGTTCTTTGAGGAAAAGAGAGGACCTGAGGGATCTTGACTTTGTCACCATCGATGGCACCGGCGCGAAGGATTTTGATGATGCACTCTACGCGACACGCGCCACCAGCGGGGTGATCACCCTGTTTGTGGCCATCGCGGATGTCTCCCATTTTGTCAGGACAGGGTCTCCCCCGGACCGTGAGGCGCTCAGAAGGGGTAACTCGGTCTACTTTCCCGACATGGTCATCCCGATGCTTCCCGAGCGGCTCTCCAACGATCTTTGCAGCCTGAAGCCCCATGTTGACCGGCTGACCTTTACCTGTCGGATCGAGGTTGACCGGGCCGGCAACCTGTCGGACCACCGCCTCTTTCCCGGGGTGATCAGGAGCGCTGCCCGACTGACCTACATTGGGGTGGAGAACTACTTTAACGGAAACGATGGCCCCGATTCGCCCCGGGGACCGGTTGCACAGAACCTCGACTGCCTTCACGAACTCTTCGAACGGCTGGTAAAAAGGCGCCGGGACCGCAACAGCCTGGACTTCGACCTGCCCGAACCTGAGGTTGTCCTGGACAGCCTGGGACATGTGGAAAACATCTACCGCTCCAACCGCTATACCTCCCACAAGGTGGTGGAGGAATGCATGTTGCTGGCCAACGAGGTGGTCGCCAGAATTTTGCGCGAGTCTGATTCTCCGGGAATCTACCGCATCCATGAACCGCCGGATGAAGGACGCATCGAGGAACTCAACCATCTTCTGGCAGCCCTGGGATACCACGTTCCCTCTAAACTTAGCCGTTCACCCCAGCCTTTCAAAAGGATACTAGAAGACTCCAGGGGGAGCGTCAGGGAACGTTTTCTCAACACGGTTATCCTGAGATCCATGATGAGGGCACAGTATTCCACCGTACCGAGCGGACATTTCGGTCTGGCGCTTGGCGACTATACCCACTTTACATCACCGATCCGCCGCTACGCCGATCTCATGGTCCACAGAATTCTCAAGGGGATAATGGAATTCGCAGCCCCTGTACGTCACTCCGACCTGGAAAACATCTGTGCTCACGTAACGGAGACCGAACACATCGCCGAATCGGCCGAAAGGGACATACTTTCGCTGTTCAGAGCCCGTTTCATGGAGAATAAAGTAGGGCAGGAATTTTCCGGGGTGATCTCCGGCATCACAACCTTCGGTTTTTTCGTGGAACTGCAGGAATTTTTCGTTGAAGGGCTGGTTCACCTGTCTTCTCTGAACGACGACTACTACCACTTCAATGAAAGGGAGTTGACCCTCATTGGGGAACACACCGGGCGAATATTCCGAATCGGTGATCCAGTTACCGCCCGGGTCATTCATGTGGATGCTTCACGCCGCCACATCGATTTCGAGACCGTCTGA
- the nikR gene encoding nickel-responsive transcriptional regulator NikR yields MQIERLTRFGVSMPSRLLARFDELIADKGYANRSEALRDLVRDYLVEGEWEADEETVGTVTIVYDHHVRELADALTHIQHEMGASIISSLHVHLTHAHCLEIIVVRGKSSDIRKMADRLIGTRGVIHGKLTAATIGSSF; encoded by the coding sequence ATGCAAATAGAGAGATTGACCCGCTTCGGCGTGTCAATGCCAAGCCGGCTCCTGGCACGTTTCGATGAGTTAATTGCTGACAAAGGCTACGCCAACCGTTCGGAGGCATTGAGGGACCTTGTCAGGGACTATCTGGTTGAAGGGGAGTGGGAGGCCGACGAGGAGACGGTCGGCACGGTAACGATTGTCTATGACCACCACGTCAGGGAACTGGCGGACGCCCTGACCCACATTCAGCATGAGATGGGAGCCTCGATTATCTCCAGTCTTCACGTTCACCTTACTCACGCCCATTGTCTGGAGATCATCGTGGTGAGGGGCAAGAGTTCGGATATAAGAAAGATGGCCGATCGCCTCATCGGCACCAGGGGCGTTATCCACGGCAAACTCACCGCCGCCACCATAGGGTCGTCGTTTTAG